Proteins found in one Paenibacillus sp. FSL R10-2782 genomic segment:
- a CDS encoding dicarboxylate/amino acid:cation symporter, whose protein sequence is MKLRINFKNLTVQVVIAIVLGILLGHFFPATGEKLKILGDAFIKLIKMVIAPIVFFTVVHGIASMGDMKKVGRIGGKALLYFEIVTTIALAIGLIVVNLVRPGAGIDVSKATGDVSQYAQKAAETSHGVVDFFVGIIPENVVSAMAGGDLLPILFFAILFGLSLTAMGEQAKPVIVLFDKLSHAFFGIVNMVMKLSPIAAFGAMSYTIGKFGIGSLTSLGKLMGSVYLTMALFVIIVLGLIARMYGFSIFKFIAYIKEEILLVLGTSSSESALPRMMNKMENYGCSKSVVGLVIPTGYSFNLDGTAIYLSMAAIFVAQASGVDMTIWQQLTLLGILMLTSKGAAGVTGSGFITLAATLAAFPSIPLAGMALLLGVDRFMSEARAITNLIGNGVATVIVAKSENEFHPGRQPEIAPAPMELETSPLSSPVTKSV, encoded by the coding sequence ATGAAACTAAGAATTAATTTTAAAAACTTGACGGTTCAGGTCGTTATCGCTATTGTGCTGGGTATTCTTTTAGGTCACTTTTTTCCTGCAACAGGCGAAAAGCTCAAAATACTTGGAGACGCCTTTATCAAGCTCATTAAGATGGTCATCGCACCCATTGTATTTTTTACAGTTGTACACGGGATTGCCAGCATGGGGGACATGAAGAAGGTCGGTCGCATCGGCGGAAAGGCCCTTCTCTATTTTGAAATCGTTACCACGATTGCGCTGGCTATTGGGCTAATCGTTGTTAACCTGGTAAGACCAGGAGCAGGCATTGATGTGAGCAAAGCAACCGGAGACGTATCTCAATATGCTCAAAAAGCAGCGGAAACAAGTCACGGAGTAGTTGATTTCTTCGTAGGCATTATTCCTGAAAATGTAGTAAGCGCTATGGCAGGCGGAGATTTGCTGCCTATCCTGTTTTTTGCCATCCTTTTCGGGCTTTCACTGACGGCGATGGGGGAGCAAGCCAAACCCGTCATTGTCCTGTTCGACAAATTGTCGCACGCCTTCTTTGGCATCGTCAATATGGTCATGAAATTGTCCCCAATCGCCGCATTTGGTGCCATGTCATACACCATTGGTAAATTCGGCATTGGGTCGTTAACCTCTCTGGGCAAGCTGATGGGGTCCGTTTACCTGACCATGGCCTTATTCGTTATCATTGTGCTCGGTCTGATTGCTCGCATGTACGGGTTCAGCATTTTCAAGTTTATCGCTTATATTAAAGAAGAAATTTTGCTTGTACTTGGTACTTCATCCTCTGAGTCTGCCCTGCCACGTATGATGAATAAAATGGAGAACTACGGCTGTTCCAAATCGGTGGTTGGCCTGGTCATTCCAACGGGCTATTCGTTTAACCTGGATGGTACGGCGATCTATTTGTCCATGGCCGCCATATTCGTGGCTCAGGCCTCCGGCGTCGACATGACCATATGGCAGCAGTTGACACTGCTCGGTATTCTCATGCTGACCTCGAAGGGAGCCGCGGGCGTCACTGGTTCCGGTTTTATTACACTGGCAGCCACGTTGGCGGCATTTCCTTCGATCCCGCTGGCCGGGATGGCGCTACTGCTTGGCGTTGACCGCTTTATGTCAGAAGCACGCGCCATCACCAATCTGATCGGTAACGGGGTCGCTACTGTCATCGTCGCCAAATCAGAAAATGAGTTTCATCCCGGCAGACAGCCGGAAATCGCTCCAGCACCGATGGAGCTTGAAACCAGTCCCTTAAGCAGTCCTGTGACTAAGTCAGTATAA
- a CDS encoding DctP family TRAP transporter solute-binding subunit — protein MKRATGFGVLLVLGILTAYVIGFQKNFGEKLPYDHEFTGLKDRIVIKFSHVVAENSPKGLAAAHFAQRVKEKSNDRIEIQVFPNGMRYSETTEVAALQRGEIQMIAPSFSNLNAIDPAWLVMDLPFAFENQAEVDQALNGELGKRLSQTLEPYGMKSVAFWSNGFRQITNNVHPIRQPADFAGLKFRIQPSQVLDRQFEALGASTISTPFNEIYHSLETGTADGQENTISNIFTKRFYQVQRYMTISNHSYLGYAVVFNKSDWDHLPSDARRVLQEALEETTRWSKRETDENANRLRQLEQTGDIKITHLSEGERKLWKERLRVLYQEFTPIIGSDLMDMIQGP, from the coding sequence GTGAAAAGAGCTACTGGATTTGGTGTTTTGCTCGTACTGGGTATCCTAACGGCTTATGTGATCGGTTTTCAAAAGAATTTTGGTGAAAAACTCCCTTATGATCATGAATTTACCGGCCTTAAAGATCGGATCGTGATCAAATTTAGCCATGTGGTGGCTGAAAACTCGCCTAAAGGACTGGCAGCCGCTCATTTTGCACAACGGGTTAAAGAAAAATCAAACGATCGGATTGAGATTCAAGTGTTCCCCAATGGAATGCGCTATTCAGAAACCACGGAGGTTGCTGCACTTCAACGAGGAGAAATCCAGATGATTGCTCCTTCGTTTTCTAATTTGAATGCGATTGATCCAGCCTGGCTAGTGATGGATCTTCCGTTTGCCTTTGAGAATCAGGCTGAAGTCGATCAGGCACTGAATGGAGAATTGGGCAAGCGGTTATCGCAGACACTTGAACCCTATGGAATGAAAAGCGTCGCCTTCTGGTCGAACGGCTTTCGTCAAATCACTAACAACGTCCATCCCATTAGACAGCCCGCAGACTTTGCAGGCTTGAAATTTCGTATCCAGCCAAGCCAGGTGTTGGATCGCCAGTTTGAAGCGCTGGGAGCATCGACTATCAGCACTCCTTTTAATGAAATATACCACAGCCTGGAGACGGGAACGGCAGACGGACAGGAGAACACAATATCCAATATTTTCACCAAACGGTTTTACCAAGTGCAACGTTATATGACCATCAGCAACCACAGCTATCTGGGTTATGCCGTCGTATTCAACAAATCCGATTGGGATCACCTCCCAAGTGACGCCAGGCGGGTGCTACAAGAGGCACTTGAGGAAACGACGCGCTGGAGCAAACGGGAAACAGACGAAAATGCGAATCGCCTTCGCCAGTTGGAGCAGACCGGAGACATTAAAATTACCCATCTGTCCGAGGGTGAGCGTAAGCTTTGGAAAGAACGTCTGCGCGTGCTCTATCAGGAGTTTACTCCCATCATCGGGTCGGACCTGATGGATATGATTCAAGGACCATAA
- a CDS encoding sensor histidine kinase — MNRLRIYWKIMILSFGVVLFSLLIGGLFLFGSATRLKEEELKQRLTITAQTVANLPDVVERIDDPNASAVIAPMADKIRILNDAAYIVVLDMKRKRLSHPLTERIGGTFQARDDDAAFAEHTYVSKVRSEAGIGLRSFVPIMNASSEQVGVVVAGGLLPSVTEIIRQEKQSIIITSLLSLMFGVIGSALLARHIKLQMFNLEPQEIARMFRERSAAFQAMHEGVIAIDRNCFITIFNERAKQIFDVHRDVAGLPIREVLPDTRLPEVLDSGVAILSKELKIGGTIIWSNRIPIREQGITLGAIAIFQDKTEVTRMAEELTGVKEFVHGLRAQNHEHMNKMHTVAGLLQLGQQNEALSYLFEVTEQQEEITRFLQRHFDDDGVAGLLLGKISRGKELGIDIRIDPASKMSYFPWLIDRHDFVLLLGNLIENAFDALADTEAGSKEIYVSIQQDDEYMSILVEDNGCGMSETTKQRMLERGFTTKDGESRGMGLYLLSGIITKGNGRLTCESSLGLGTSIEILFPLRERGGRSDDE, encoded by the coding sequence ATGAACAGACTTCGCATATATTGGAAAATAATGATACTTTCATTTGGAGTCGTTCTTTTTTCTCTTTTGATCGGCGGTCTTTTTCTGTTTGGCAGCGCCACCCGGCTCAAGGAAGAAGAACTCAAACAGCGGCTTACGATTACGGCCCAGACGGTTGCGAACCTGCCGGACGTAGTGGAAAGAATTGATGACCCGAATGCTTCTGCCGTGATTGCACCTATGGCGGACAAAATTCGGATATTAAACGATGCGGCTTATATCGTCGTGCTCGATATGAAGCGCAAACGGTTGTCTCACCCGCTTACAGAGCGAATCGGCGGAACGTTTCAGGCTCGGGATGATGATGCCGCATTTGCTGAACATACGTATGTTTCCAAAGTACGCAGCGAAGCGGGCATCGGCTTGCGTTCCTTTGTGCCGATTATGAATGCTTCCTCGGAGCAGGTGGGCGTCGTTGTGGCGGGCGGCCTGCTGCCAAGCGTGACGGAGATTATCCGTCAGGAAAAGCAATCCATCATCATCACTTCGTTGCTGTCGCTGATGTTTGGGGTGATTGGCTCCGCATTGCTGGCCCGTCATATTAAGCTCCAGATGTTCAACCTGGAGCCGCAGGAGATTGCTAGAATGTTTCGTGAGCGAAGCGCAGCCTTTCAAGCGATGCATGAGGGGGTCATTGCGATTGACCGCAATTGCTTCATTACGATTTTTAACGAACGAGCCAAGCAAATCTTCGATGTGCACCGCGATGTAGCGGGCTTGCCGATCCGCGAGGTCCTCCCGGATACCCGGTTGCCGGAAGTGCTGGATTCGGGAGTGGCGATTCTGAGTAAGGAGCTGAAAATTGGCGGAACCATTATTTGGAGTAACCGAATTCCTATCCGTGAACAGGGAATTACTCTAGGGGCAATCGCCATATTTCAGGACAAGACCGAGGTGACGAGAATGGCCGAGGAGCTCACAGGTGTCAAAGAGTTTGTTCATGGGCTTCGTGCACAAAATCATGAGCATATGAACAAGATGCATACCGTCGCCGGCTTGCTCCAGCTTGGGCAGCAGAACGAGGCGTTAAGCTATCTGTTTGAGGTGACCGAGCAACAGGAGGAGATCACGCGCTTCCTTCAACGGCATTTCGATGATGACGGAGTTGCAGGACTGCTATTGGGTAAAATTAGCCGTGGTAAAGAGCTCGGGATTGATATCAGGATTGATCCTGCCAGCAAAATGAGTTATTTTCCCTGGCTGATTGACCGCCATGATTTCGTTCTGTTACTCGGAAATTTAATTGAGAATGCCTTTGATGCACTGGCGGATACAGAAGCCGGCTCCAAGGAGATTTATGTCAGCATCCAGCAGGATGACGAATATATGTCCATATTGGTCGAGGATAATGGCTGTGGAATGTCGGAGACAACGAAGCAACGAATGCTCGAACGCGGATTTACGACTAAGGACGGAGAAAGCCGCGGCATGGGGCTGTATTTACTAAGCGGGATTATCACCAAGGGGAACGGCCGCCTGACATGCGAATCTTCACTTGGCTTGGGGACTTCGATAGAGATTCTATTTCCGTTGAGGGAGAGAGGGGGAAGGAGCGACGATGAGTAA
- a CDS encoding response regulator yields the protein MSKPIKSLFRVLLVEDDPMVQEVNRLFIEQVDGFQVVGLASNGLRGLELIEELQPDLIFLDVFMPSLDGITTLQRIRSLALPVDVVVVTAAKDTETIREMMRNGAFDYIIKPFKVERIHHTLERYRVQQAGLWAEEVGTQEELDLIMQNGEAVKDVVVPAPIYEEWAMSYDELPKGLNAATLKQVLVVMEQHGGKLSAEETAEGVGIARVTARRYLDYLEKRGIVRLVVHYGGVGRPVNRYELLRDQNDHK from the coding sequence ATGAGTAAACCTATAAAATCACTTTTTCGTGTGCTGCTGGTCGAGGATGATCCGATGGTACAAGAGGTGAATCGACTGTTTATCGAACAGGTTGACGGGTTCCAGGTGGTAGGTCTGGCCTCCAACGGGCTTCGGGGGTTGGAACTGATCGAGGAGCTACAGCCTGATCTGATTTTTCTTGACGTATTCATGCCGTCGCTGGACGGAATTACGACTTTGCAGCGCATCCGTTCCCTGGCATTGCCTGTAGATGTAGTTGTCGTGACCGCCGCGAAGGATACGGAAACGATCCGCGAAATGATGCGAAACGGAGCGTTCGATTATATCATTAAACCGTTTAAGGTAGAGCGTATCCACCATACGCTGGAGCGTTACCGGGTGCAGCAGGCTGGATTATGGGCGGAGGAAGTAGGAACCCAGGAAGAGCTGGACCTTATTATGCAAAATGGAGAAGCTGTTAAGGATGTGGTAGTACCTGCTCCAATATACGAGGAATGGGCGATGTCCTACGATGAACTGCCAAAGGGCTTGAATGCTGCCACCCTGAAACAGGTGCTTGTGGTCATGGAGCAGCACGGCGGCAAGCTGTCTGCTGAAGAAACCGCAGAGGGAGTAGGTATTGCCCGTGTAACGGCAAGAAGGTATCTGGATTATCTGGAGAAAAGAGGAATCGTGCGCCTGGTTGTGCATTACGGCGGGGTCGGTCGTCCCGTGAATCGGTACGAGCTGCTGCGTGATCAAAATGACCATAAGTAA
- a CDS encoding NAD-dependent malic enzyme, with the protein MAFNSLILRLELVHAKVNFGEVASTISRAGGDITSIDVIRPGQDSSVRDITVHVAEIAETSLIESLKSLAGIQLINVSDRTFLAHLGGKISVQPNLPIKNRDDLSRVYTPGVARVCTSIHENPKKAYSLTIKRNTVAVVTDGTAVLGLGDIGPHAAAPVMEGKAMLFKQLAGVDAFPICLDTKDTEEIIRTIKAISPIFGGINLEDISSPRCFEVETRLAEELDIPVFHDDQHGTAVVVIAGLLNALKVVGKRIENVRVVVNGIGAAGVSICKMLLAAGVNRLVPVDRDGAIVRGETYSHPMWQWLADQPQVEPEPGTLKEVIRDADVFIGVSRANLLNASDVQGMAVDSIVFAMANPHPEIVPEEAIPHVRVFATGRSDYPNQINNVLVFPGIFRGALDCRARRINEPMKLAASRAIASVVSERELNEQYIIPSIFNEQVVTEVRKAVIEAAILTGTARRIPPDFR; encoded by the coding sequence GTGGCCTTTAATAGTCTGATTCTTCGGTTGGAGCTCGTTCATGCCAAAGTAAACTTCGGTGAGGTAGCATCAACGATCAGCCGTGCTGGTGGAGACATTACTTCCATTGATGTTATTCGCCCTGGACAGGATTCGTCCGTTCGTGACATCACAGTTCACGTCGCTGAAATAGCGGAGACTTCGCTCATCGAATCACTCAAATCGTTAGCAGGCATTCAACTCATTAACGTTTCTGACCGCACGTTTCTCGCGCACTTGGGGGGTAAAATATCAGTCCAACCCAATTTGCCGATCAAAAATCGGGATGATCTATCTCGGGTATATACGCCAGGGGTGGCCCGCGTCTGTACGTCCATTCATGAAAATCCGAAAAAAGCGTACTCGCTGACTATCAAACGAAACACTGTTGCGGTTGTAACCGATGGTACCGCTGTGCTGGGGCTTGGCGATATCGGTCCGCATGCGGCTGCGCCCGTGATGGAAGGCAAAGCGATGCTGTTCAAGCAACTCGCCGGAGTCGACGCCTTTCCTATCTGTCTGGATACGAAGGATACAGAGGAAATCATCCGTACCATTAAGGCGATCAGTCCTATTTTCGGGGGAATTAATTTAGAGGATATCAGTTCTCCACGCTGCTTCGAGGTCGAAACCCGTCTGGCGGAAGAATTGGATATTCCCGTCTTTCACGATGATCAGCACGGAACGGCGGTGGTTGTGATTGCCGGGCTGCTGAATGCGCTAAAGGTGGTTGGGAAGCGGATCGAAAATGTTCGGGTCGTTGTGAACGGAATAGGGGCCGCAGGCGTGTCAATATGCAAAATGCTGCTGGCTGCAGGGGTGAACCGGCTTGTGCCTGTAGACCGGGATGGAGCTATTGTACGTGGCGAGACCTATTCCCATCCGATGTGGCAGTGGCTGGCGGATCAGCCTCAAGTGGAGCCGGAGCCAGGCACGTTAAAAGAAGTCATCCGTGATGCGGATGTGTTCATCGGTGTGTCACGCGCCAATCTGCTGAATGCCTCAGATGTACAGGGGATGGCGGTGGATAGTATTGTTTTTGCTATGGCCAACCCGCATCCGGAGATAGTGCCCGAAGAAGCGATACCGCATGTTCGCGTGTTTGCGACAGGACGCAGTGACTATCCGAATCAAATCAACAACGTACTTGTATTTCCGGGAATTTTCAGAGGAGCGCTCGATTGCCGCGCACGCCGTATTAACGAGCCGATGAAATTGGCCGCCTCCCGCGCAATTGCTTCTGTCGTAAGTGAACGGGAGTTAAACGAGCAATACATTATTCCAAGCATCTTCAACGAACAGGTCGTTACCGAGGTGAGGAAGGCCGTAATTGAAGCGGCTATTTTGACGGGAACGGCACGGCGTATTCCACCGGATTTCAGATAG
- a CDS encoding AraC family transcriptional regulator, producing the protein MNGSLFEPRLRDGDYSPRFFAYYYKQWHDYTMPYHEHHSTEIMYMISGLCRVDVQTGEKAGESITLRKGEFIMLDAGVSHRLVVEGEQPCRMLNVEFGFTEGVQVGPSIRQMAGEELEVTAFMSRPFPYLVLSDPEEVYYTLKSLVLELDQRKKHPGAMAELLFIQLLVRIARLREEMERSNTQQTDVYIRRCIEFLHLNYDREILVKDMASAVNLHPGYLHRIFKKHTGQTLTAYLTTLRMDKARMLLQQTDIPIHEIADYVGVGSRQYFHMLFKKHTGKTPVEYRSAVERHVWNYAEEEGGITNKQ; encoded by the coding sequence ATGAACGGAAGTCTGTTTGAGCCACGGCTGCGTGACGGGGATTATAGTCCCCGTTTTTTTGCTTACTATTACAAGCAGTGGCACGATTACACCATGCCATATCACGAACATCATTCTACAGAAATTATGTACATGATCTCCGGCCTGTGCCGGGTAGATGTACAGACGGGAGAGAAAGCGGGAGAAAGCATCACGCTGCGTAAAGGGGAATTTATTATGCTCGACGCGGGTGTGTCGCACCGACTGGTCGTAGAAGGAGAACAACCGTGCCGGATGCTGAATGTGGAGTTCGGTTTTACGGAAGGAGTGCAAGTAGGTCCGTCTATCCGACAAATGGCAGGGGAAGAGCTTGAGGTCACAGCCTTCATGTCGCGTCCATTCCCTTATTTGGTGCTGTCTGACCCGGAAGAGGTGTATTATACGCTGAAAAGCCTCGTGCTGGAACTGGATCAGCGAAAAAAGCATCCGGGTGCAATGGCTGAGCTGCTGTTTATACAATTACTCGTGCGGATTGCGCGTTTACGTGAGGAAATGGAACGCAGTAACACGCAGCAAACGGATGTCTACATTAGACGTTGCATCGAATTTCTCCATCTTAATTATGATAGGGAAATTCTGGTCAAGGATATGGCATCCGCGGTGAATCTGCATCCGGGGTACTTGCACCGCATTTTCAAAAAGCATACCGGACAAACACTTACCGCCTATTTGACGACGCTAAGGATGGACAAGGCTCGAATGCTGCTTCAGCAAACGGACATTCCCATTCATGAAATTGCCGATTATGTAGGCGTAGGCAGCAGGCAGTATTTTCATATGCTGTTCAAAAAGCATACAGGCAAGACGCCTGTCGAATACCGCTCTGCCGTGGAACGCCATGTGTGGAACTATGCGGAGGAGGAAGGGGGCATTACAAACAAGCAATAA
- a CDS encoding sugar porter family MFS transporter, translating to MAVIINNESAQQKALQSEKPNMLFVTLVSIVAALGGILFGFDIAVVSGAVEFLQQRFSLSEFQVGWAVSSLIVGSVTGAALSGYMSERIGRKKVLLAAGFLFVVGSICSALQDTFTGYVIFRMIGGVGIGITSTICPVYNAEIAPAKYRGRLVALNQLAIVTGIFLVYFQNSWIVSLGDEAWGVSTAWRWMFGVGAVPGLIFMLLMLFIPESPRWLIKQNRPYEALPILLKIHGEEAAKQEVLDIKESFKNENDSLKQLFAPGIRVALFIGVMLAIMQHITGINAILYYAPIIFKGMGLGTDASLTQTIWIGLINVLFTIVSVWLIDKAGRKVLLMIGTSLMTLCLVIIGTVFKMNLTTGPLVLIMILIYVASYAISLGPIVWVMISEIFPNRIRGKAVAIASMALWAGDYLVSQAFPPLLSSAGPSNTFWTFGAISLFVVVFIWRKVPETKGRSLEQMENMWLGK from the coding sequence ATGGCAGTAATCATCAATAATGAAAGCGCTCAACAGAAAGCGCTTCAATCAGAAAAACCCAATATGCTTTTTGTGACGCTGGTATCCATCGTAGCTGCGCTTGGAGGCATCCTGTTCGGTTTTGATATCGCGGTTGTTTCGGGAGCAGTCGAATTCCTACAGCAGCGTTTTTCGCTGAGCGAATTTCAGGTTGGTTGGGCGGTGTCGAGTCTGATTGTCGGGAGTGTCACAGGAGCGGCTCTCTCCGGCTACATGAGTGAAAGGATCGGCAGAAAAAAGGTATTGCTGGCCGCCGGATTTTTATTCGTCGTCGGCTCGATCTGCTCTGCGCTTCAAGATACGTTCACCGGGTATGTTATCTTTCGCATGATCGGCGGCGTCGGCATAGGAATCACTTCCACCATTTGTCCGGTGTACAACGCGGAGATCGCTCCCGCCAAATACCGTGGCCGTTTGGTTGCTTTAAATCAGTTGGCGATCGTAACGGGCATTTTCCTGGTTTATTTTCAGAATTCTTGGATCGTCAGCCTGGGGGATGAAGCCTGGGGTGTCTCAACAGCCTGGCGCTGGATGTTCGGAGTGGGAGCCGTTCCGGGACTGATCTTTATGCTCTTGATGCTCTTCATACCGGAAAGCCCGAGATGGCTTATTAAACAGAATCGACCTTATGAAGCGCTGCCGATTCTGCTGAAAATTCACGGTGAAGAAGCCGCTAAACAGGAAGTGCTTGATATCAAGGAATCGTTCAAAAATGAGAATGACTCACTTAAACAATTGTTCGCTCCCGGTATTCGGGTCGCTCTCTTTATCGGTGTCATGCTCGCCATTATGCAGCATATTACCGGCATCAATGCCATTTTATATTACGCGCCGATTATCTTTAAAGGAATGGGACTTGGTACGGACGCCTCTTTGACCCAGACCATCTGGATCGGGTTGATCAATGTACTGTTTACCATCGTATCCGTCTGGCTGATCGACAAAGCAGGACGAAAAGTCCTGCTGATGATCGGCACCTCGTTGATGACCCTCTGTTTGGTCATTATCGGAACCGTATTCAAAATGAATTTGACCACCGGACCGCTTGTGCTCATTATGATTTTGATTTACGTGGCCTCCTACGCTATATCACTTGGGCCGATCGTATGGGTTATGATCTCGGAGATCTTTCCGAACCGCATTCGCGGCAAAGCGGTCGCCATCGCTTCGATGGCATTATGGGCCGGCGATTATCTGGTGTCCCAGGCATTCCCTCCTCTGCTGAGTTCAGCCGGTCCGTCCAATACTTTTTGGACATTCGGAGCCATCTCTTTGTTCGTCGTAGTCTTTATATGGCGCAAGGTTCCTGAAACCAAGGGAAGATCACTTGAACAGATGGAAAATATGTGGCTCGGGAAATGA
- a CDS encoding AraC family transcriptional regulator, whose amino-acid sequence MYRLLIADDEALEREGLELTVERAMPGVFRFIHAGNGRMAIECAEEHRPHIAILDINMPGIDGLEALRELKERLPDTRFVLVTAYDYFAYAREALSLGVKEYILKPAKRELVIGTLKQLIEEIEREKRARTEELELRHKISQLMPLAENELALMLMVDQTVDSSASQLSEWLDFPLDQGSAIIAAFDRYTDEQDKKKIYDHFRSYVKTHGPNSIVSSLIDNHVATFLRKPPATSENSWRQLVKHLVQQLSELARQQLGIKTAIGIGSLHSGEEGLRKSYFEAVFASTLRNRDEGYCHFDELKSSEAGLLAVKAEKGILQQTYVMSALQRIREQREVQTLTMLGRAKMYIEERFNDDLSLEEVADFVHLNPHYFSKIFKQEYGETFIDFVTRLRIDKAISLIKAGNLALKEISFEVGYKDPNYFSRVFKKITGVPPTEFKGQK is encoded by the coding sequence ATGTATCGGTTGTTGATCGCGGATGACGAGGCCTTGGAGAGGGAAGGACTGGAATTGACAGTGGAACGGGCGATGCCGGGGGTATTCCGGTTTATTCATGCCGGCAACGGCCGCATGGCGATTGAATGCGCGGAAGAGCACCGTCCCCATATTGCCATTCTGGATATCAATATGCCCGGAATTGACGGACTCGAAGCGCTTCGTGAATTAAAGGAGCGGCTTCCCGATACCCGATTCGTGCTCGTCACCGCCTATGATTATTTTGCCTATGCCCGGGAGGCGCTCTCTTTGGGCGTAAAAGAATATATTCTGAAGCCGGCGAAGCGAGAGTTAGTCATCGGTACACTGAAACAACTGATTGAAGAAATTGAGCGCGAGAAGCGGGCACGTACAGAAGAATTGGAGCTTAGGCACAAAATCTCGCAGCTGATGCCGCTCGCAGAAAATGAGCTGGCTTTAATGCTTATGGTCGACCAGACGGTGGATTCGAGCGCTTCCCAGCTATCGGAATGGCTGGACTTTCCTCTTGATCAGGGAAGCGCCATCATTGCTGCCTTTGACAGATATACGGACGAGCAGGATAAAAAGAAAATTTACGATCATTTCCGAAGCTATGTAAAAACGCATGGCCCGAATTCCATTGTAAGCTCCTTGATCGACAATCATGTAGCCACTTTTTTACGAAAGCCGCCTGCCACCAGCGAAAACAGTTGGCGGCAGTTGGTTAAACACCTTGTCCAGCAGCTCTCCGAGCTTGCCCGGCAGCAACTTGGCATAAAGACGGCCATTGGAATCGGATCGCTGCATAGCGGCGAGGAAGGACTTCGTAAGTCCTATTTCGAAGCCGTTTTTGCCTCCACCCTACGCAACCGGGATGAGGGTTACTGCCACTTTGACGAACTGAAGTCGTCAGAGGCTGGTTTGCTTGCCGTCAAAGCGGAGAAAGGAATACTTCAGCAGACGTACGTCATGTCAGCACTGCAACGGATACGCGAACAGCGGGAGGTTCAAACACTGACTATGCTGGGCAGGGCGAAAATGTATATCGAGGAACGATTCAACGATGATCTTTCGCTGGAAGAAGTAGCTGATTTCGTCCATTTGAATCCTCACTATTTCAGCAAAATTTTCAAACAGGAATACGGAGAAACGTTCATCGACTTCGTAACCCGGCTGCGGATTGATAAAGCCATTTCTCTGATTAAGGCCGGCAACCTCGCTCTTAAGGAAATCAGCTTTGAAGTGGGTTATAAGGACCCGAACTATTTTAGCCGCGTCTTTAAGAAGATAACGGGCGTTCCTCCCACTGAGTTCAAAGGCCAAAAATAG